A part of Cystobacter ferrugineus genomic DNA contains:
- a CDS encoding DUF1810 domain-containing protein, whose amino-acid sequence MNDDPHDLARFVRAQDDGGTYDRALTELRRGRKTSHWMWFVFPQIAGLGRSSMAQRYAIASLDEARAYLAHPTLGPRLVECARVVAGTSAPSAEAIFGDIDAQKLRSSMTLFLRADPSQPVFQRVLDAFFGGKADEATDRLF is encoded by the coding sequence ATGAACGACGATCCCCACGACCTCGCCCGCTTCGTGCGAGCCCAGGACGACGGTGGTACCTACGACCGGGCTCTCACGGAGCTGCGCCGCGGTCGCAAGACCTCGCATTGGATGTGGTTCGTGTTCCCGCAGATCGCCGGCCTCGGGCGCAGCTCCATGGCCCAGCGGTATGCGATCGCGTCCCTCGACGAGGCGCGGGCGTACCTCGCGCATCCGACGCTGGGTCCGCGGCTCGTCGAGTGCGCGAGGGTCGTGGCCGGCACCTCCGCGCCCTCGGCGGAGGCGATCTTCGGCGACATCGACGCGCAGAAACTCCGGTCCTCGATGACGCTGTTCCTGCGTGCCGACCCGTCGCAACCGGTGTTCCAGCGGGTCCTCGACGCCTTCTTCGGCGGCAAGGCCGATGAGGCGACGGACCGCCTGTTCTGA
- a CDS encoding ELWxxDGT repeat protein: MTSMRGVVGCLVSGLMALSGCADSPDEPGGSSNRWGEARSALSVGTPERVRDIRSPVSTPSNDGSSPGDVVKIGNTFFFAASDARHGEELWASDGTPAGTHLVRDIHPGPEGSGMRQFAVMNGVLYFIAFDGGTREQLWRSDGTPEGTRPVAEQGPIVDGASFAVMGDALYFAGGEGEEVSLWKTDGTSAGTVLVKDFDPNGPSQLQRLVHVNGTLYLVARDGVHGKELWMSDGTEAGTTLVKDLNPGGADTWFEQMVEFNGALFFLAEVPGHGAELWKTDGTEAGTVMVKDINPGIDPSFPYNFQPVGSTLYFSAYHGAFGYELWKTDGTEAGTVMVKDINPGAEFSEPGNLQDFKGTLYFTATDGVSGRELWKSDGTEAGTVRVIDVRPGAEDGMSSSLTQAGGRLYFVPPFSLWSTTAELWTSDGTAAGTVALRNFSVGSGGYPIRLPEDPVSADTLFFSANDGVHGLELWKTDGTLPGTVLVVDVNPPDRGSAPRFLMDVNGTTYFVATGDSGTGLWKSDGTEAGTVRVKEGFSAPFRELRAVGNALFFSLQSSSVFELWWSDGTEAGTRRIKPRPGWSWSPSWNLTEVNGMLYFTSSAGGGGSELWKSDGTEAGTVQVKDIRPGSSSSLPQNLVNVGGTLYFTADDGVNGLELWKSDGTEAGTRLVADMVPGPGSSSPSLLTVVEGHLFFTASDEEFQREMWTLDASGAPRRIPVSAPGASGSWPEMLTGVGNTLFFVTNTFTTLELWKYDGMSEGATLVSRGRFEAIYSLAAVGNTLCFSAREAESGTELWCSDGTDAGTHRVKDILPGPLGGVERTPLLGLPEGLLFFRASDGVHGSELWVTDGTTAGTRMVGDIAPGTRSSDPRELTRSGQHLFFRADDGTQGAEPWRVPL, from the coding sequence ATGACATCGATGCGAGGGGTCGTGGGCTGTCTCGTCTCGGGACTGATGGCCTTGAGTGGTTGCGCGGATTCACCGGACGAGCCCGGGGGGAGCTCGAATCGTTGGGGGGAGGCCCGGAGCGCGCTGTCCGTGGGCACTCCCGAGCGGGTGCGTGACATCCGCTCACCCGTCTCCACTCCGTCCAACGACGGCAGCAGTCCGGGGGACGTCGTGAAGATCGGAAACACGTTCTTCTTCGCCGCCTCGGATGCCCGTCACGGCGAGGAGCTGTGGGCAAGCGATGGCACGCCCGCGGGCACCCACCTGGTGCGGGACATCCATCCTGGTCCGGAGGGCTCCGGTATGAGGCAGTTCGCCGTCATGAATGGAGTCCTCTACTTCATCGCGTTTGACGGCGGCACGCGTGAGCAACTGTGGCGCAGTGACGGAACTCCCGAGGGCACCCGGCCCGTGGCCGAGCAGGGACCGATTGTGGATGGCGCCTCGTTCGCGGTCATGGGGGACGCGCTCTACTTCGCTGGCGGCGAGGGCGAGGAGGTGAGCCTGTGGAAGACGGACGGGACGTCCGCTGGCACCGTATTGGTGAAGGACTTCGACCCGAACGGCCCTTCCCAACTGCAGCGGCTCGTGCACGTGAACGGCACGCTCTATCTCGTGGCGCGTGACGGGGTCCACGGCAAGGAGTTGTGGATGAGCGACGGGACCGAGGCCGGCACCACACTGGTGAAGGATCTCAACCCGGGCGGTGCCGACACGTGGTTCGAGCAGATGGTGGAGTTCAACGGCGCCCTCTTCTTCCTCGCGGAGGTACCGGGCCATGGCGCGGAGTTGTGGAAGACGGATGGCACCGAGGCGGGCACGGTGATGGTGAAGGACATCAACCCTGGCATCGATCCCTCGTTTCCCTACAACTTCCAGCCGGTGGGGAGCACGCTCTACTTCTCCGCGTATCACGGCGCCTTCGGCTACGAGTTGTGGAAGACGGATGGCACCGAGGCGGGCACGGTGATGGTGAAGGACATCAACCCCGGTGCCGAGTTCTCCGAGCCGGGCAACCTGCAAGACTTCAAGGGGACGCTCTACTTCACCGCCACGGATGGCGTGTCGGGCCGGGAGCTGTGGAAGAGCGATGGTACCGAAGCGGGCACCGTGCGCGTCATCGACGTCCGCCCGGGCGCGGAGGATGGCATGTCCTCGAGCCTCACCCAGGCCGGGGGGCGGCTGTACTTCGTCCCCCCCTTCTCCCTGTGGAGCACCACCGCCGAGCTGTGGACGAGTGATGGCACCGCCGCGGGCACGGTCGCGCTGCGCAATTTCTCCGTGGGGAGTGGCGGGTATCCCATCCGCCTCCCCGAGGACCCCGTCTCCGCGGACACCCTCTTCTTCTCCGCGAACGACGGCGTCCATGGCCTCGAGCTGTGGAAGACGGATGGGACGCTGCCGGGCACCGTCCTCGTCGTGGACGTCAACCCGCCAGACCGTGGCAGCGCGCCCCGGTTCCTGATGGACGTGAACGGGACGACGTACTTCGTGGCCACCGGGGACAGCGGTACCGGGTTGTGGAAGAGCGACGGCACCGAGGCGGGCACCGTGCGGGTGAAGGAAGGCTTCTCCGCCCCCTTCCGCGAGCTGCGGGCAGTGGGCAACGCGCTCTTCTTCTCCTTGCAGTCCAGCTCCGTCTTCGAGCTGTGGTGGAGCGATGGAACGGAGGCGGGGACCCGGCGCATCAAGCCGAGACCCGGTTGGTCCTGGAGCCCATCGTGGAACCTGACCGAGGTGAACGGGATGCTCTACTTCACCAGCAGTGCAGGTGGGGGCGGGAGCGAGCTGTGGAAGAGCGACGGCACCGAGGCGGGCACCGTGCAGGTGAAGGACATCCGGCCAGGTTCCTCGAGCAGCTTGCCTCAGAACCTCGTGAACGTGGGCGGGACGCTCTACTTCACCGCCGACGATGGAGTGAACGGGCTCGAGCTGTGGAAGAGCGATGGAACGGAGGCGGGCACCCGGCTCGTCGCGGACATGGTGCCGGGCCCGGGCTCCTCCTCCCCGTCCCTGCTGACGGTGGTGGAGGGGCACCTCTTCTTCACCGCGAGCGACGAAGAGTTCCAGCGGGAGATGTGGACGCTGGATGCCTCGGGTGCGCCTCGGCGCATTCCCGTGTCCGCTCCGGGGGCGAGCGGCTCCTGGCCGGAGATGTTGACCGGGGTGGGCAACACCCTCTTCTTCGTCACCAACACCTTCACCACCCTCGAACTCTGGAAGTACGACGGGATGTCCGAGGGCGCCACCCTGGTGTCCCGGGGCCGCTTCGAAGCCATCTACTCCCTGGCGGCCGTGGGCAACACGCTCTGCTTCAGCGCGAGGGAGGCGGAGTCCGGTACCGAGCTGTGGTGCTCGGATGGCACGGACGCGGGGACGCACCGGGTGAAGGACATCCTTCCTGGCCCGCTGGGAGGCGTGGAGCGCACCCCGCTGCTCGGGCTGCCCGAGGGGCTGCTGTTCTTCCGCGCGTCGGATGGGGTGCACGGCTCGGAGTTGTGGGTGACGGATGGCACCACGGCGGGCACCCGCATGGTGGGGGATATCGCCCCGGGGACCCGCTCCTCGGATCCCCGCGAACTCACGCGCAGCGGTCAGCACCTCTTCTTCCGCGCGGACGACGGCACCCAGGGCGCCGAGCCGTGGCGCGTCCCGCTGTAA
- a CDS encoding Sec-independent protein translocase subunit TatA/TatB, which translates to MFNVGAGELIFILVAALVVLGPRQLPEFARAIGKFVREFRRQTDDVRTVVEREFYKMDQEFNDEPRPPVPMGKPAVLPSPVPAVSPESLSSLPAPEASPAATVAPVPVPGALAASASADSPELPAPSPVTPAEPPPGTVVRDPSQGG; encoded by the coding sequence ATGTTCAACGTCGGTGCAGGCGAGCTGATCTTCATCTTGGTGGCGGCGTTGGTCGTGCTCGGCCCGCGGCAGTTGCCCGAGTTCGCTCGGGCCATCGGCAAGTTCGTGCGCGAGTTCCGCCGGCAGACGGATGACGTGCGCACGGTGGTGGAGCGCGAGTTCTACAAGATGGACCAGGAGTTCAACGACGAGCCGCGCCCCCCGGTGCCCATGGGCAAGCCCGCGGTGCTGCCCTCGCCGGTGCCGGCCGTGTCGCCCGAGTCCTTGTCCTCCCTTCCCGCGCCGGAGGCCTCGCCCGCCGCCACGGTGGCGCCCGTGCCGGTCCCGGGTGCCCTGGCCGCCTCGGCCTCCGCCGACTCCCCCGAACTGCCCGCCCCCTCTCCCGTTACCCCCGCCGAGCCGCCGCCCGGCACGGTGGTGCGGGACCCCTCCCAGGGCGGCTAG
- a CDS encoding C2 family cysteine protease has protein sequence MSDPYAQPQWGSPYSGQNPYAQVQNHTLYGRGGPQPKHVRQGNLGDCHVLASLAGVASDPNAIQQMVQPHGPGSYQVNLHDPRTMQPVQVQVDSQLPVGMEPSFHTSQRHKVIWPHMVEKGYAKVHDASESVYRGQDTSTRQTRGYGDLEGGTGIHAMQSFTGRPADYMPIQNMPDQQLVNLLSMANTPGVAVVAGSNYHETAGMSSRVETAHAYTVTGVRTSSRTGEVMVELRNPHGGDQYPLVGTRNDTFELPLRKFRASFESVTYPTR, from the coding sequence TTGAGCGACCCCTACGCCCAGCCCCAGTGGGGCTCCCCGTACTCGGGGCAGAATCCCTATGCGCAGGTCCAGAACCACACGCTGTATGGGCGTGGCGGTCCTCAGCCCAAGCATGTCAGACAGGGCAATCTCGGGGATTGCCACGTGCTGGCGTCACTGGCGGGCGTCGCCAGCGACCCCAACGCCATCCAGCAAATGGTGCAGCCACATGGACCCGGTTCGTACCAGGTCAATCTTCACGACCCCAGGACCATGCAGCCGGTGCAAGTGCAGGTGGACAGCCAGCTCCCCGTGGGAATGGAGCCCAGCTTCCACACGTCCCAGAGACACAAGGTCATCTGGCCGCACATGGTTGAGAAGGGCTACGCCAAGGTTCACGACGCCAGCGAGTCCGTCTATCGGGGACAGGACACGAGTACTCGCCAGACCAGGGGGTACGGTGACCTGGAGGGAGGGACGGGCATCCACGCCATGCAGTCCTTCACGGGGCGGCCCGCGGATTATATGCCCATCCAGAATATGCCGGACCAGCAGCTCGTGAACCTCCTCAGCATGGCCAACACGCCGGGCGTCGCGGTGGTCGCCGGGTCCAACTACCATGAGACCGCCGGGATGAGTTCGAGAGTTGAAACCGCTCACGCCTACACCGTGACCGGTGTTCGGACTTCCAGCCGCACGGGCGAGGTCATGGTCGAGTTGCGCAATCCACACGGAGGGGACCAGTACCCGCTCGTGGGCACCAGGAATGACACCTTCGAACTGCCGCTGAGAAAATTCCGGGCCTCTTTTGAATCCGTGACCTATCCGACCCGGTAG
- a CDS encoding potassium channel family protein has translation MLVTPSPRRRLANDLRYLVALLRRFRPTVLMAVVIFGFMPLVYRWRHVGADGHGVSLGKALRHVYFLLYGQPSLDVDDTLLMVLDMVIPPVGIAVLVDGVVRFAYLFFARHRQDKEWFEVIAETMKGHVVVCGAGRVGYRVVSQLRALGRDVVVVEKREEAAFVAVLRDEQVPLLIDDIRSQQCLPRTNVKTAAAIVCATDDDLANLNIALDARKVNPNIRVVIRLFDDDLVAKVRDTFKAEALSSSSLAAPAMALAALDPRIIHSFRIGTHLMVVSVFEAREKLPGMTLSEVRDRFGGLALSMRRHGGGDERLHPPGNTLIEPGDLLTLQAEYEDYRKLRDFTLEAEAPVFAPPRPESMS, from the coding sequence GTGTTGGTGACTCCCTCCCCCCGCCGCCGCCTGGCCAATGATCTGCGCTACCTGGTGGCGCTGCTGCGCCGCTTCCGCCCCACGGTGCTCATGGCGGTGGTCATCTTCGGCTTCATGCCCCTGGTGTACCGCTGGCGGCATGTGGGGGCGGACGGCCACGGGGTGAGCCTGGGCAAGGCGCTGCGGCACGTCTACTTCCTGCTCTACGGGCAGCCCTCGCTGGATGTGGATGACACCTTGTTGATGGTGCTCGACATGGTGATTCCCCCGGTGGGCATCGCCGTGTTGGTGGACGGCGTGGTGCGCTTCGCCTACCTCTTCTTCGCCAGGCACCGGCAGGACAAGGAGTGGTTCGAGGTGATCGCCGAGACGATGAAGGGCCACGTGGTGGTGTGCGGCGCGGGGCGCGTGGGCTACCGGGTGGTGTCGCAGCTCCGGGCCCTGGGCCGGGACGTGGTGGTGGTGGAGAAGCGCGAGGAAGCGGCCTTCGTGGCGGTGCTCCGCGACGAGCAGGTGCCGCTGCTCATCGACGACATCCGCAGCCAGCAGTGCCTGCCGCGCACCAACGTGAAGACGGCGGCGGCCATCGTCTGCGCCACGGATGATGACCTGGCCAACCTGAACATCGCGCTGGATGCCCGGAAGGTGAACCCGAACATCCGCGTGGTCATCCGGCTCTTCGATGACGACCTGGTGGCCAAGGTGCGCGACACCTTCAAGGCCGAGGCGCTGAGCAGCTCGTCGCTGGCGGCCCCCGCCATGGCGCTCGCGGCGTTGGATCCGCGCATCATCCACTCGTTCCGCATCGGCACGCACCTGATGGTGGTGTCCGTCTTCGAGGCGCGCGAGAAGCTGCCGGGGATGACGCTCTCCGAGGTGCGCGACCGCTTCGGCGGCCTGGCCCTGTCCATGCGCCGGCACGGGGGAGGGGACGAGCGGCTGCATCCCCCCGGAAACACCCTCATCGAGCCGGGAGACCTGCTGACGCTGCAGGCCGAGTACGAGGACTACCGCAAGCTGCGCGACTTCACCCTGGAGGCCGAGGCCCCGGTGTTCGCGCCCCCTCGCCCCGAGTCCATGTCCTGA
- a CDS encoding DUF1428 domain-containing protein, whose amino-acid sequence MSYVDGFVVPVPKDNVQAYRRLAQKAGKIWKEHGALAYVECVGDDVKPGKRTSFPQSVKLKPDETVMFSWIVFKSRAHRDRVNKKVMEDPRLADMMKSKDNPFDARRMIFGGFKTLVQL is encoded by the coding sequence ATGAGCTACGTCGATGGCTTCGTCGTGCCCGTGCCCAAGGACAACGTGCAGGCCTATCGCCGCCTGGCCCAGAAGGCGGGGAAGATCTGGAAGGAGCATGGTGCGCTCGCGTACGTCGAATGTGTCGGCGATGACGTGAAACCGGGAAAGCGCACGTCGTTCCCTCAGAGTGTCAAGCTCAAGCCAGACGAGACCGTGATGTTCTCGTGGATTGTCTTCAAGTCGCGCGCGCATCGCGATCGCGTCAACAAGAAGGTCATGGAAGATCCGCGGCTGGCCGACATGATGAAGTCGAAGGACAATCCCTTCGACGCCAGGCGGATGATCTTCGGCGGCTTCAAGACACTGGTCCAGCTCTGA
- a CDS encoding methyl-accepting chemotaxis protein, whose amino-acid sequence MEHGRAKAQELAGLLARPDADRLAMRTIGGVADSDKDFIYAAIVASDGGILLEGGEPPQRLPELQSRFFRPGAESFFTLPNGDMLLTEPAPGPQCRAESCRVVLVVSFEALRSMQRQLTVMLVAVFVIGLVLVVTLVYFVTNKLILQPLERMMAVARKMAEGDLTNRVSVDSGGELGQLAEALDSIGQSVRKTLSQVRGVSEVVSNVIEQLSRAGNTVSSGAATTQGRVAETSSSMEQMLASLRGIAENVEVLYQSAEESSSSIMEMAATNDEVAENVQAMAGSVEETTSAIEEMTFSIKEVAKNIDELRDSTEETSSSISQMDSSISQVEANANETARLSEQVSEDAKTGVEALRKTMKGMDRIKESSLTASGVIDSLGRRISEIGNILNVIDDVAEQTNLLALNAAIIAAQSGEHGKGFAVVADEIKDLADRTGKSTKEIADLISSVQEESRNAVQVMNQGVRNVEEGVQLGLEAEATLRKINDSAQKSTQMVKAIARATVEQARGSKQVTQAIQRISQTVQMISKASNEQAKGGEQIMNSAERMKAITVHVQRSSQEQAHGSKQITRSIENINEMVTHLNRAQKEQTKGSEQVLKAVEAIKGVSDHQARSVKALEEAIDSLQRQSEVLRAESRRFKV is encoded by the coding sequence ATGGAGCATGGTCGCGCCAAGGCGCAGGAACTGGCGGGCCTGCTGGCCCGGCCCGATGCGGACCGGCTCGCCATGAGGACCATTGGCGGGGTGGCCGACTCGGACAAGGACTTCATCTACGCGGCCATCGTCGCCAGCGACGGCGGCATCCTCCTGGAGGGGGGGGAGCCTCCCCAGCGGCTCCCGGAGTTGCAGTCCCGGTTCTTCCGGCCGGGCGCCGAGTCCTTCTTCACCCTGCCCAACGGGGACATGCTCCTGACGGAGCCGGCGCCGGGGCCCCAGTGCCGGGCCGAGTCGTGCCGGGTGGTGCTGGTGGTGAGCTTCGAGGCCCTGCGTTCCATGCAGCGCCAGCTCACCGTCATGTTGGTGGCCGTCTTCGTCATCGGGCTCGTGCTGGTGGTGACGCTCGTCTACTTCGTCACGAACAAGCTCATCCTCCAGCCCCTGGAGCGGATGATGGCGGTGGCGCGCAAGATGGCCGAGGGCGATCTCACCAACCGGGTGTCGGTGGACTCCGGAGGCGAGCTGGGCCAGCTCGCCGAGGCGCTCGACAGCATTGGCCAGTCCGTGCGCAAGACGCTCAGCCAGGTGCGGGGCGTGTCCGAGGTGGTCTCCAACGTCATCGAGCAACTGTCGCGCGCGGGCAACACCGTGTCCTCGGGCGCCGCCACCACCCAGGGCCGGGTGGCCGAGACGTCCTCCTCCATGGAGCAGATGCTCGCGTCGCTGCGCGGCATCGCGGAGAACGTCGAGGTGCTCTACCAGAGCGCCGAGGAGAGCAGCTCCTCCATCATGGAGATGGCCGCCACCAACGACGAGGTGGCCGAGAACGTCCAGGCCATGGCGGGCAGCGTGGAGGAGACCACGAGCGCCATCGAGGAGATGACGTTCTCCATCAAGGAAGTGGCCAAGAACATCGACGAGCTGCGCGACTCCACCGAGGAGACCAGCTCGTCCATCAGCCAGATGGACAGCTCCATCAGCCAGGTGGAGGCCAACGCCAACGAGACGGCGCGCCTGTCCGAGCAGGTGTCCGAGGACGCCAAGACGGGCGTGGAGGCGCTGCGCAAGACGATGAAGGGCATGGACCGCATCAAGGAGTCCAGCCTCACCGCCTCGGGCGTCATCGACAGCCTGGGCCGGCGCATCTCGGAGATCGGCAACATCCTCAACGTCATCGACGACGTGGCCGAGCAGACCAACCTGCTCGCGCTCAACGCGGCCATCATCGCCGCGCAGTCGGGCGAGCACGGCAAGGGCTTCGCGGTGGTGGCGGACGAAATCAAGGACCTGGCCGACCGCACCGGCAAGTCCACCAAGGAGATCGCCGACCTCATCAGCAGCGTGCAGGAGGAGAGCCGCAACGCGGTGCAGGTGATGAACCAGGGCGTGCGCAACGTGGAGGAGGGCGTGCAACTGGGTCTCGAGGCCGAGGCCACGTTGCGTAAGATCAACGACAGTGCCCAGAAGTCCACGCAGATGGTCAAGGCCATTGCCCGCGCCACGGTGGAGCAGGCGCGCGGCAGCAAGCAGGTGACGCAGGCCATCCAGCGCATCTCGCAGACGGTGCAGATGATCTCCAAGGCCTCCAACGAGCAGGCCAAGGGCGGCGAGCAGATCATGAACAGCGCCGAGCGGATGAAGGCCATCACCGTGCACGTGCAGAGAAGCAGCCAGGAGCAGGCCCACGGCAGCAAGCAGATCACCCGCTCCATCGAGAACATCAACGAGATGGTCACCCACCTCAACCGTGCCCAGAAGGAGCAGACCAAGGGCAGCGAGCAGGTGCTCAAGGCGGTGGAGGCCATCAAGGGCGTGTCCGACCACCAGGCGCGCTCGGTCAAGGCGCTGGAAGAGGCGATCGACAGCCTGCAACGCCAGTCCGAGGTGCTGCGCGCCGAGAGCCGGCGTTTCAAGGTCTAG
- the tatC gene encoding twin-arginine translocase subunit TatC encodes MSLMEHLSELRSRLLKCIAAVFVLGAVSLVFARPIFGLLMTPVLDALPPDGRALVYTSGIEEINVLMKVGVYCGIFLTTPVILWQIWGFVSPGLYPEERRYASPFVFLGTLAFLLGGLFCYFAVLPSMFQFLLNEEESTATAQRLDVGRLRADDALRFLSIGEAERAGKLAQEASVALKAAGEGAMPEATREPSEKVEVEARLSGLGRLVDAAAQGFNTVPARVVLRQTVEKRAEAVEAFAKEDFSVSSRAMDEAASLLAGVAPSRAEELAGLWRLEKELALGKARHVAQSWTRPMLTMEEQLSLVLLLLLSFGIIFELPLVMALLGVVGVIKAGFLIRYQRHAFVVCLILAAILTPTGDVVNLSLMAGPMLLCYEMGVIAVWIIERRRAKNAAETGITPTGV; translated from the coding sequence ATGAGTTTGATGGAGCACCTGTCGGAGCTCCGTTCCCGCCTGCTCAAATGCATCGCCGCGGTGTTCGTCCTCGGGGCCGTGTCGCTCGTCTTCGCCCGGCCCATCTTCGGCCTGTTGATGACGCCGGTGCTGGACGCGCTGCCGCCCGATGGGCGCGCGCTCGTCTACACGTCGGGCATCGAGGAAATCAACGTCCTCATGAAGGTAGGTGTCTACTGCGGCATCTTCCTGACGACGCCCGTCATCCTCTGGCAGATCTGGGGCTTCGTGTCGCCAGGGCTCTACCCCGAGGAGCGCCGCTACGCCTCGCCGTTCGTCTTCCTGGGCACGCTCGCGTTCCTGCTGGGTGGGCTGTTCTGCTACTTCGCGGTGTTGCCCTCGATGTTCCAGTTCCTGCTCAACGAGGAGGAGAGCACGGCGACGGCGCAGCGGTTGGACGTGGGCCGGCTGCGCGCGGACGACGCGCTGCGCTTTCTGAGCATCGGTGAGGCCGAGCGCGCGGGAAAGCTGGCCCAGGAGGCGAGCGTGGCGCTCAAGGCGGCCGGAGAAGGGGCGATGCCGGAGGCCACGCGCGAGCCCTCGGAGAAGGTGGAGGTGGAGGCGCGGTTGAGCGGACTGGGCCGGCTGGTGGACGCGGCGGCGCAGGGCTTCAACACGGTGCCGGCGCGCGTCGTGTTGCGGCAGACGGTGGAGAAGCGCGCGGAGGCGGTGGAGGCGTTCGCGAAGGAGGACTTCTCGGTCTCCAGCCGGGCCATGGACGAGGCGGCGAGCCTGCTGGCCGGCGTGGCGCCCTCCCGGGCCGAGGAGCTGGCGGGCCTGTGGCGCCTGGAGAAGGAGCTGGCGCTGGGCAAGGCGCGTCACGTGGCCCAGTCGTGGACGCGGCCGATGCTCACCATGGAGGAGCAGTTGTCGCTGGTGCTGCTCTTGCTCCTGTCCTTCGGCATCATCTTCGAGCTGCCGCTGGTGATGGCGTTGCTGGGCGTGGTGGGCGTCATCAAGGCGGGCTTCCTCATCCGGTACCAGCGGCACGCGTTCGTCGTGTGCCTCATCCTGGCGGCGATCCTCACCCCCACCGGTGACGTGGTGAACCTGTCGCTCATGGCCGGGCCCATGCTGCTCTGCTACGAGATGGGGGTGATCGCGGTGTGGATCATCGAGCGTCGGCGGGCGAAGAACGCGGCCGAGACAGGCATCACCCCGACGGGCGTCTGA
- a CDS encoding histone deacetylase family protein — translation MTPTLLLTDALFLRHDPGPEHPECPERLGRILSLLDSQPIPGTERRAPRPATDEELAAVHSPRLLEALRGLRGKSTSLDPDTAMSPDSYDAAVLAAGASVQAVEEVMAGRARNAFALVRPPGHHAEPDQAMGFCLLNNAAIAAEAARRLGAQRVLVFDWDVHHGNGTQAAFWKRRDVLYMSAHQFPYYPGTGAPTEIGEGEGLGYTVNCGVPGGSGDADYGALCERLFLPVARAFRPDLVIISAGFDAHREDPIGGMVVTERGFAAMCTAFQQLARDFCGGRLVLLLEGGYSLEGLSRSVHACVEVMAGRREEHFVEGVSRDAADALRRSREALQPHWPVLGQ, via the coding sequence ATGACCCCGACGCTGCTGCTGACCGACGCGCTCTTCCTCCGGCACGACCCGGGACCCGAACACCCCGAGTGCCCTGAGCGGTTGGGGCGCATCCTGAGCCTGCTGGACAGCCAGCCCATCCCAGGAACGGAGCGCCGGGCCCCCCGCCCGGCCACCGACGAGGAGCTCGCCGCGGTGCACTCCCCCCGGCTGCTCGAGGCCCTGCGGGGGCTGCGCGGCAAGAGCACGAGCCTGGATCCGGACACGGCGATGTCCCCGGACAGCTACGACGCGGCGGTGCTGGCGGCCGGGGCGTCGGTGCAGGCGGTGGAGGAGGTCATGGCGGGCCGGGCGCGCAACGCCTTCGCGCTGGTGCGCCCCCCGGGCCACCACGCCGAGCCGGATCAGGCCATGGGCTTCTGCCTGCTGAACAACGCGGCCATCGCCGCCGAGGCCGCGCGCCGGCTGGGTGCCCAGCGGGTGCTCGTCTTCGACTGGGACGTGCACCACGGCAACGGCACCCAGGCGGCCTTCTGGAAGCGGCGGGACGTGCTCTACATGTCCGCGCACCAGTTCCCCTACTACCCGGGCACGGGGGCCCCCACGGAGATCGGCGAGGGCGAGGGCCTGGGCTACACCGTCAACTGCGGGGTGCCCGGGGGCTCGGGCGACGCGGATTATGGCGCGCTCTGCGAGCGGCTCTTCCTCCCGGTGGCACGCGCCTTCCGGCCCGACCTGGTGATCATCTCCGCGGGGTTCGACGCGCACCGCGAGGACCCCATCGGCGGCATGGTCGTCACCGAGCGCGGCTTCGCCGCCATGTGCACGGCGTTCCAGCAACTGGCGCGGGACTTCTGCGGCGGACGGCTCGTGCTGCTGCTCGAGGGGGGTTACTCGCTGGAGGGCCTGTCACGCTCGGTGCACGCGTGCGTGGAGGTGATGGCGGGGCGGCGCGAGGAGCACTTCGTGGAGGGCGTCTCGCGCGACGCGGCCGATGCCCTGCGCCGCAGCCGCGAGGCGCTCCAACCCCACTGGCCCGTGCTGGGCCAGTGA